A stretch of DNA from Kazachstania africana CBS 2517 chromosome 3, complete genome:
TAGTCGACAGTGTCTTCTGGGGGAGGTGTTGGTAACGTGGTCTCATTGAGGCTATCAGTACTTTGAAGACTCTTCATAACTTTTTTATGCTCGAATAAAAATGCAGTTTTTTTATTAGTTTTATAGGATCTTTGAGCTTGCTCTTCACCAGCTACTTTTGTATAACCAAAGGTGATGTTTGGATTCTGTTTATTTGTAGTGGTGTCATTTCGTTGAATATTATCAGAACTTTGGTAGGGTTGCAGTTCCAGTTCACCTTTATCATTGTAGACATCATAAGACGCAATAGCTGGAACAGTGTCCCAGTCATCGTCATCTGAGGAGGAATCTTCTGATAATTTTGCATTATTACTGGTTTGAGTATTTGTCCCGGCCACATTAATATTCTCCTGTCTTGACATATCATCATGACGACTTGCAATGTCACTTGATCGTACTTCAAATAAAACAGCTTCCTGTGATATCTGTCCTGTGATACTGTTTTCGTCTGGTGAAGTACGGTCAACTTCAGACATTTCATTCGCCATTGCACTTATGGGAATATTAACAACCATTGCGTCCGCAACTTGAGGATCCTCCTCCAAACACTTGGAGATTTTCAACCCCTTAAGTTGAAAACCTAGATCTTCATCCGAGTCAGACATTATCTAGTGTTCTCCAGTGGCtgatttctttcaaatttgttgaagaGCCACTGTTAAACGTACAAATTATCGAGAGAAAATTCTATCACTAATGCAAAACAGTCTTTTCCAATATGAACAGATAATATATGTGCAAGTAAGCCTTATGCACGACCGTCAGACCTCTATACGTAGCAGTTATCCTATATGGCTGTGGAGATAgtatataattttgattttgaaattgatatttccCTCCGCTACCAAAAAACGAGCCTGGAAAGACAAGACATAAACGAGAATTTACACTAGTGGCGTGCGTCACACAGCAAAGTGAAATGCTGAAGTTAAAAGTGAAAGCCACAGATGCACAGCCCAGCGACGTTCTGAGTTCCAACAGCAAGATTATGGACTACTGGAAGGAGAGGGCAAGAGCGATTAGCACTGTCGGTGAAGCTTCTCTGTTTGATTTCAGGTGCTGGTGGGTTCTGTTGCCGTTCAGCTGAACCATTGCATCATTCCAAGCTTGTGTTGGTATACATAGAAGATGCACAGACGGTCTTGGCAATTGGCTGGGAGGGAAGATGTTGGTTCGTGGTCACGTGGCAACGGCCATCACGTGACCAGAAATATCCTCGCCGGCGGCGCAACATCCGAACAAAATTTCCACGAGAAACGAATTGGAAACGCTGTGAAAATTTGCATATAAAAGTGCCCACCAATATACATCATCTTGAACGATCcatatgaaaaatgttAATTAATCAACTTGATGAATAGATCAACTGGTAGCACCACTTTCTTAGGGTCGATTTAAAGATATCTTACCTGCGTTAAACAtgtcttttttcaatttcaagtATGTAACCAGTACCTCCAAGAACTAGGCCGTATCTCCATTATTTCTTTACTAACAACTGGGTTATTCCACGTTTTAACAGAGGTTTTGGtagaaattcaaagaaaaataagaatcaaaatcataATGCTGTGCTCACCCCAACGCCGCCTCCTACTATCCAATCATCCATATACTCAAGCCCTCATAATAGCAGTTCAAAGCTTTCTCTAAGGAAAAATAACGCAAGTAATAAGACATCGCCTACTAGAAGTAGTTACTCATCGACAACTCATGCCCAACAAATACAGCAACAGAACCTTacacaacaacaaaatatatcaGCATCATCTTCGTCCTCTTCAACAGTTCCGTCACAGCAAATCATGTTCCTGAGTGAGCCTTTTGTAAGGACAGCACTTGTGAAAGGTTCATTCAAAACGATAGTACAATTGCCAAAATATGTTGACATAGGTGAATGGATAGCACTCAATGTTTTCGAGTTCTTCACAAACTTAAATCAGTTCTACGGTGTCATAGCTGAATATGTTACCCCCGATGCCTACCCAACCATGAATGCCGGACCACATACAGATTATCTGTGGCTTGATGCTAATAATAGACAAGTTTCACTTCCCGCAAGTCAATACATTGATTTAGCCCTCACTTGGATAAATAACAAAGTTAAtgacaaaaatttgtttccAACAAAAAATAACGTCCCATTCCCTCACGTCTTTCTCAGAGATGTCCAGAGGATAATGATTCAAATGTTCAGAATTTTCGCCCACATTTACCATCATCActttgataaaataattcatctGTCACTGGAAGCTCATTGGAACTCTTTTTTCGCTCATTTTATCAGTTTCGTCAAAGAATTCGACATTATTgacaagaaagaaatgtTACCGTTGGCACCGTTGATTGAGAGCTTCGAAAAGCAAggcaaaattatttaatacaagttgatatttttattacAAAGTATGTAATgggtatatatatttatgcTTATACTTCTATATAAATGAACacttttatttcttttatacCTAATATTTACATGTACtctaagaaaagaaatatgtGCTTTGTTTGACGTTCTCAACGTCAAAATCTCCCTTTGGAGGAATATCTGGTAATTTCAACGGTGCCAGgatcaataatttcttaGTATCTGTTGGCTttactttcaatgaagctgaattttcctcttcttctattAACGAAACGGTggttatcattttcttacCCCGGTTcacatcatcttcaaaattggaatttAAAAGTTTTTGCCTTTGTTTCTCAAAATAAACTTCATCAGCTAAAGTTACTGTTcttctcaatttcttggaTAGGTCAGATCTTACTTCTACGATTCTTTTAGCCAGATTACTcgatttattgatttcaataatctcAACGTAATTTTTATAACGTTCGTCAAATTCCTCCTTCAACCtttcaattaaatcaaCTTCATGTAGTTTCACAAACTGTTCTCGCAAATGTTTGTTCATCTTCGAAACGTCACATGCATGTGTCCAATAAGAATCATGAACTGACGCAAATACCAATCCATCTTTATGACATTCACTTGCTGACAAAAGCATGTGAGATGCATCTAAAGAATGGATAAAGT
This window harbors:
- the MOB2 gene encoding Mob2p (similar to Saccharomyces cerevisiae MOB2 (YFL034C-B); ancestral locus Anc_8.29), with amino-acid sequence MSFFNFKGFGRNSKKNKNQNHNAVLTPTPPPTIQSSIYSSPHNSSSKLSLRKNNASNKTSPTRSSYSSTTHAQQIQQQNLTQQQNISASSSSSSTVPSQQIMFLSEPFVRTALVKGSFKTIVQLPKYVDIGEWIALNVFEFFTNLNQFYGVIAEYVTPDAYPTMNAGPHTDYLWLDANNRQVSLPASQYIDLALTWINNKVNDKNLFPTKNNVPFPHVFLRDVQRIMIQMFRIFAHIYHHHFDKIIHLSLEAHWNSFFAHFISFVKEFDIIDKKEMLPLAPLIESFEKQGKII